In Nymphaea colorata isolate Beijing-Zhang1983 chromosome 3, ASM883128v2, whole genome shotgun sequence, a genomic segment contains:
- the LOC116249611 gene encoding WAT1-related protein At1g21890-like gives MSSEALDSYGPYVAQVMVQIVYALMNIIIKVALDDGLNHYVFVTYRQLVATLAISPVAYFVERKDRPPLTFKATIHIFLLGLVGITINQNLYFAGLNYTSSTFASATTNMIPVATFILAFFLRMEDVNIKKIRGLAKVVGTAICVGGALIMTLYNGTQLLRSSFWLQQWQLLGSTWALGAILLFASAFAWSVWLTYQAWVIPCYPAQLSLTAIMCFVATFQSAAVALILNHDASEWKIGWNIQLLSYVYTGLTCSAFAFFIQSWCIKRKGPVFSSAFNPLATVIVAILQTVCLHESLHLGSVVGGVLVIMGLYFVLWGKAEDKKDQLIGSRRSSGLEQVEDVVVTVREPLINEHHS, from the exons ATGAGTTCGGAGGCCCTAGATTCTTATGGCCCTTACGTTGCACAAGTGATGGTTCAAATCGTGTACGCTCTGATGAACATCATCATCAAGGTGGCCCTCGACGACGGGCTCAACCACTACGTGTTCGTCACCTACAGGCAGCTCGTCGCCACTCTCGCCATCTCTCCCGTTGCTTATTTTGTAGAGAG GAAAGACAGGCCCCCGTTGACATTCAAAGCCACCATCCACATCTTCCTTCTGGGACTCGTCGG AATAACAATCAATCAAAATCTTTACTTCGCCGGCCTGAATTATACGTCGTCGACTTTCGCATCGGCGACTACCAACATGATCCCCGTCGCCACTTTCATTTTGGCTTTCTTTCTCAG AATGGAGGACGTAAACATAAAGAAGATCAGAGGTCTGGCGAAGGTGGTGGGGACAGCAATCTGTGTAGGTGGAGCCTTGATTATGACACTCTACAATGGAACGCAGCTTCTGCGGTCGAGCTTTTGGCTTCAACAATGGCAGCTTCTTGGTAGCACGTGGGCTCTAGGTGCAATACTCCTTTTTGCCAGTGCCTTCGCTTGGTCGGTTTGGCTCACCTATCAG GCATGGGTGATTCCCTGTTATCCGGCTCAGCTATCACTGACTGCGATCATGTGCTTCGTGGCCACCTTCCAGTCTGCAGCGGTAGCTCTTATTCTAAACCACGACGCCTCCGAATGGAAGATCGGGTGGAATATTCAGCTCCTCTCTTATGTATATACG GGTTTGACATGCTCCGCATTTGCGTTCTTCATCCAGAGTTGGTGCATAAAGAGGAAGGGTCCTGTCTTCTCCTCCGCCTTCAACCCTTTGGCTACTGTCATTGTCGCCATCTTGCAGACAGTCTGCCTCCATGAGTCTCTTCATCTGGGaag TGTGGTGGGAGGGGTTTTGGTGATCATGGGCCTCTACTTTGTGCTGTGGGGCAAGGCAGAGGACAAGAAAGATCAGCTGATTGGCTCGAGGAGATCGAGTGGCCTGGAGCAGGTAGAAGACGTGGTTGTCACAGTCAGGGAGCCCTTGATCAATGAGCACCACTCCTGA